In one window of Temnothorax longispinosus isolate EJ_2023e chromosome 11, Tlon_JGU_v1, whole genome shotgun sequence DNA:
- the LOC139821940 gene encoding uncharacterized protein: MSRLRYISQKRSTLKAQLTNLEKIIAEDRLDEANLKMRLKRITELFHAYEELHDELQLLEPADENLVELNDIQDRYYTVASKIETLTPASTSHTVNLNATSIPVDNNTRRIKLPVAELPKFDGNLEKWLSFKNTFVTMIDSRQDITDLQKFLYLKDSLRDDALNKITIYNVSEENYKNAWKLLNDSYERKRILIAKHLDAIIDLPAPDKATHKELMKLVDDMRQHVNMLASLGVHPDQHLLIRVIERALPINIRAKWEETLSLDISPTLEQLYKFVSETAFRIFTLEQNASRSKSEIGNKRQNSKRETSSFKIRKDDSGARALVTNTPSNCLFCKKEKHSVYKCPDFIKLSVPRRWDFIKKSKLCKNCLRAHTGNCSWSHCKMCNKYHNTLLHNPTSKSLAIKHETSKIELANSSNQSSAPPPESD; this comes from the coding sequence ATGAGTCGTTTAAGATATATCAGTCAAAAACGCTCAACGTTGAAGGCTCAACTGACTAATCTTGAGAAAATAATCGCGGAGGATCGATTAGACGAGGCAAACTTAAAGATGCGATTAAAGCGTATAACAGAACTTTTTCACGCGTACGAAGAGTTGCATGACGAGCTCCAATTGCTAGAACCGGCGGATGAAAATTTAGTCGAACTTAATGACATTCAAGACCGATATTACACGGTTGCGAGCAAAATCGAAACTCTTACACCGGCGTCAACATCGCACACAGTCAATTTAAATGCAACTTCGATCCCTGTCGATAACAACACGCGTCGTATTAAATTACCGGTTGCCGAACTACCGAAATTCGACGGTAATCTAGAAAAATGGTTATCGTTTAAAAATACGTTTGTAACAATGATCGATTCACGACAAGATATAACGGACTTGCAAAAGTTTCTATATCTGAAAGATTCATTACGAGACGACGCGCTGAATaagattacaatttacaaCGTGAGCGaggaaaattacaaaaacgcGTGGAAACTTCTCAACGACTCGTATGAGAGAAAGCGAATTCTAATCGCGAAACATCTTGATGCGATTATTGATTTGCCGGCGCCGGATAAAGCTACGCACAAGGAATTGATGAAGCTCGTTGACGACATGCGACAACACGTGAATATGCTCGCGTCGTTGGGAGTGCATCCGGATCAACATTTGTTAATTCGGGTAATAGAACGCGCATTACCAATAAACATTCGTGCTAAATGGGAAGAGACTCTTAGTTTAGATATCTCACCGACGCTCgaacaattatataagttCGTTTCTGAAACTGCGTTCCGCATCTTCACGTTAGAACAAAACGCGTCACGTTCTAAATCGGAAATCGGCAATAAGcgacaaaattcaaaaagagaGACATCCTCGTTTAAAATACGCAAAGATGATTCAGGTGCGCGCGCTTTGGTTACCAATACACCTTCGAActgtttattttgtaaaaaggaaaaacacTCGGTATATAAATGTCCTGATTTCATTAAGCTGTCGGTACCGCGTAGGTGggatttcattaaaaaatctaaactttGCAAGAATTGCCTCCGAGCACACACTGGCAATTGTAGTTGGTCGCATTGCAAAATGTGCAATAAATATCACAACACACTTTTACATAACCCGACATCTAAATCATTGGCGATAAAACATGAAACTTCCAAGATTGAGCTCGCGAATTCTTCAAATCAGTCATCAGCACCGCCGCCTGAATCGGATTGA